CACCTGAGGAAGGAAGGGATATATTTCCAGAAACATTATAGAAGAGCACCCGGTAATCCCGATGTGGCTCTTCCCAGGAAGAAATTATGTGTTTTCATAGACGGAGATTTCTGGCATGGAAGGCGGATCAAGGAAACGTCCGATAAGCTACCACCTTTTTGGAGAGAAAAGATATTGACGAACATCAGGCGGGATATCCGGAATAAGAGGAAGTTGCGAAAATTGGGATGGAAGACCATGCGTGTTTGGGAGTCGGATTTGAAGAAGAAGCCCGAAAAGACTCTCGAAAAGATTGTTGATTTTCTGTCTGAACGATAGTGGGAAGTCGAAGCGCAGAATTCCTGTACCCATCCGCAGCGAT
The sequence above is drawn from the Candidatus Abyssobacteria bacterium SURF_5 genome and encodes:
- a CDS encoding very short patch repair endonuclease produces the protein MVDIFSPQKRSWIMSRVRGTNTRSEKKVFSHLRKEGIYFQKHYRRAPGNPDVALPRKKLCVFIDGDFWHGRRIKETSDKLPPFWREKILTNIRRDIRNKRKLRKLGWKTMRVWESDLKKKPEKTLEKIVDFLSER